A stretch of Mucilaginibacter terrae DNA encodes these proteins:
- the nadD gene encoding nicotinate (nicotinamide) nucleotide adenylyltransferase, producing the protein MKIGLLFGSFNPIHIGHLIIANYMAHYTDLDKVWLVVTPQNPFKKYGGLINTYDRLEMARLATDHADKLEVSDVEIKLPQPSYTIDTLTHLKEQYPQHDFVLIMGSDNLAGLHKWKNYKLILRDYKVFVYPRPGYENAELASHPSVTITMTPQMELSATFIRQAIADKKNVQFFLPEEVLKFIESKNLYR; encoded by the coding sequence ATGAAGATAGGATTGCTGTTTGGATCGTTTAACCCCATTCATATCGGGCATTTAATTATTGCCAATTACATGGCCCACTACACCGACCTTGATAAGGTTTGGTTAGTGGTTACCCCGCAAAATCCGTTTAAAAAGTATGGCGGCTTAATAAACACTTACGACCGGCTTGAGATGGCGCGACTGGCAACCGACCATGCCGATAAGCTGGAAGTAAGCGATGTGGAAATTAAACTCCCGCAACCGTCATACACCATTGACACCCTTACCCATTTAAAGGAACAATACCCACAGCACGATTTTGTACTCATTATGGGATCTGATAATTTGGCCGGGCTACATAAATGGAAAAACTATAAACTCATACTACGCGACTACAAGGTGTTTGTATACCCCCGTCCCGGCTATGAAAATGCCGAGCTGGCTTCGCACCCATCGGTAACCATTACCATGACCCCTCAAATGGAGCTGTCGGCAACCTTTATTCGACAGGCCATTGCCGATAAAAAGAACGTGCAGTTTTTTTTACCCGAGGAAGTGCTGAAGTTTATAGAGAGTAAGAATCTGTACCGTTAA
- the gmk gene encoding guanylate kinase has translation MGKLLIFSAPSGAGKTTIVHHLLTKFPELEFSISATTRERRGDEVHEQDYYFISKEEFLHRIAKKQFVEFEEVYSGTFYGTLREEIERIWKKGKTVIFDIDVEGGLHLKRKYQEQALAIFVQPPSLEVLKQRLTGRGTDSEEKLKERFAKAEKELNYAPKFDIILKNFDLETACKEAEQLVGDFLNK, from the coding sequence ATGGGTAAACTGCTTATTTTCTCTGCACCGTCGGGAGCCGGTAAAACCACCATTGTACACCACCTGCTAACTAAATTTCCTGAGCTGGAATTTTCTATATCGGCAACCACCCGTGAGCGTCGCGGAGATGAGGTGCATGAGCAAGACTACTATTTTATAAGCAAAGAGGAATTTTTGCACCGTATTGCTAAAAAGCAATTTGTAGAGTTTGAAGAAGTGTATTCGGGAACTTTTTACGGCACATTACGTGAAGAAATTGAACGTATATGGAAAAAGGGTAAAACCGTAATATTTGATATTGATGTGGAGGGAGGCTTGCACCTAAAACGTAAATACCAGGAACAGGCGCTTGCTATCTTCGTTCAACCCCCATCATTAGAGGTTTTAAAGCAGCGTTTAACCGGACGAGGCACGGATAGCGAAGAAAAATTGAAGGAACGCTTTGCAAAAGCAGAAAAAGAGCTCAATTATGCACCAAAATTCGATATTATATTAAAGAATTTTGATTTAGAGACTGCTTGTAAAGAAGCAGAGCAATTAGTGGGTGATTTTTTAAACAAATAG
- a CDS encoding YicC/YloC family endoribonuclease → MTGYGIASHDSGSTKYTVEIKSLNSKFLELSLRIPKAFSEKEFQLRTECNKQIERGKVNLSINVEQSGSTVKAAGIDAKLLKHYYEQLKAVSNELGEPTNNLMQLALGLPEVVKYTEDTITDEEWKLVEGTFKQALANFQQFRSDEGNVLQQEVTNRIGVILTNLEQVEIEDPKRIPLIRERLNQFLADAVGGDNVDHNRFEQELIYYIDKLDVTEEKVRLKTHCLYFLETLQSPDANGKKLGFISQEIGREINTLGSKANDATMQKLVVGMKEELEKIKEQLLNVL, encoded by the coding sequence ATGACAGGGTACGGAATTGCATCTCATGATTCGGGAAGCACCAAGTACACCGTTGAGATCAAATCGCTGAACAGCAAATTCCTTGAGCTGTCATTGCGTATCCCCAAAGCATTTTCTGAAAAAGAGTTTCAGCTGCGTACCGAGTGCAATAAGCAAATTGAACGCGGTAAAGTAAACCTGAGCATTAATGTTGAGCAAAGCGGTTCGACCGTAAAAGCGGCCGGTATTGATGCCAAATTATTAAAGCATTATTACGAGCAGCTTAAAGCTGTAAGTAACGAACTGGGCGAACCCACCAATAACTTAATGCAGTTAGCCCTGGGCTTACCCGAGGTGGTAAAATACACCGAAGACACCATAACTGATGAAGAATGGAAACTGGTTGAAGGTACTTTTAAACAAGCTTTAGCCAACTTTCAGCAGTTTAGAAGCGATGAAGGCAACGTGTTACAGCAAGAAGTAACCAACCGTATTGGTGTTATTTTAACCAACCTGGAGCAGGTTGAAATTGAAGACCCTAAACGCATCCCGTTAATACGCGAGCGTTTGAACCAATTTTTGGCCGATGCCGTTGGCGGCGATAACGTTGACCATAACCGTTTTGAGCAGGAACTTATTTATTACATAGATAAGCTTGACGTTACCGAAGAAAAAGTACGCCTTAAAACCCATTGCCTTTACTTTTTAGAAACCCTGCAAAGCCCCGATGCCAATGGTAAAAAACTGGGCTTTATATCACAGGAGATAGGCCGTGAAATAAACACCCTTGGCTCAAAAGCCAACGATGCCACCATGCAAAAATTAGTGGTAGGCATGAAAGAAGAACTCGAAAAAATTAAAGAACAATTGTTGAATGTATTATAG